The Rosa chinensis cultivar Old Blush chromosome 7, RchiOBHm-V2, whole genome shotgun sequence DNA segment CGTATTCTTTGTCTAATAATACAGATCATTCTACTTAATAAAcgtattattttttcttcatttataggtaaaaaaattgatttattttatAATGATGTTcgattcatgattgaattgtcaaataaaaaaaaagaaaaaagaaaaagaaaaagaaacatatttaCAAGGGAGGGTAATTAGGGtaatttataaaataaattgaattaaagtaaaagaaaattagaaaaggtgtgtgaatagcaccaccctatatatatatatatatatatatatatatatatatatatatatatatacagaattatagatcctatccagagcgatgcctcgcttcgaaatttcagagcgaggttagagtttaggatcacttttcggtcgcatattcacatcttgaccgttcagtttttaggtactaatgtatagatcacctctgcaaaatttcagccaaattgatggtcgttaaggtatTGATAACTATCATAAAGCTAGTACGCTTCAAACTGGACATATTCAGTTCgttcattggtttaagtgagttagataccttaaagatcatcaatttagctgaaattttacatagatgatctatacattagtacctaaaaattgaacggtcgagatatggatatgtgaccgaaaagtgaccataaaccctaaccttgctctagataggatctgtatatatatatatatatatatatataggaattaacttataacatttattaatattagttaagggggttatattcaattaactatctatataaatctcccaatattaattgttgtgtaacaaagaaaattgaaattaaagaaaacagaacttatgaaatcaattacaaagaaagagataaattgcatattatagcaaaaagagaaacgtaattaaaaaatagaaaaaataaaaaactattagGGCTTATTCGGGCAGGCTTAAAGGGTCGGGTCTGGCCAGGCTTGGCCCTAATTGGCTCAAACGGGCCGGGATGGGCTTCATTTTCATGGCCCATACCTTACCCTATTATGGAAAGGGTCAGGCCGGGTCGGGCTTTGGCCCTATGAGCCTGTCGGGTTTAGGGCcaaagggccaaatgatgacccctatatCCATGCTACTTAGCCTAACACAACGTTGAACATGATATATATTAACTTCGAGAAAGTCTTGTGTGGGGCAGCCGCACCACATGGCGGTGCGGCTATCTAATCAGTGCCCAACAGAGGAGTATTGCATTTTTAAAAAGCAGGGGTAATTTCaaaataaggtaaaaaaaaattaaagtgtGATTGGTCAGGCATACCAAGTGTCTGGTACGCCTAACGCACGCAAGTATTTTTCTATTAAATTCATGTTAATTAGTATTGATTTGATTTAGTGGTCCAATATTGGTCGTTCGTTGGGTTCAAAAGCTAGCAAACACACTTCAACTTGTAtacgtttttgtttttttgcctTGTGAGCATTTCTGACTTCTAAGTGGAGAAGTTTGTGTCAAACAAGAAGTAAATGGCGCAGATATAATTGGACAATTCAATCTCAACacttaataaaattaatgggtTTTGTTGACTAATCTAATCCATCATTTAGAGATTAGATTAGAGTacgttttgtttttatttgtctaattcttTTGGGTGTGTAATGTGTTTGTATTGATGTATCGACAGTAATCAACCTCAAACGTCGAACATTGGCCCTTTTAGCTAGAGAACTCTTTAGAGTAAACTAATCACATCGCACAAGCTACATTGGTTATTTCTAGCCCCCAACTAATCCCTAATCTACTTAGCTAgcataaagttttttttttttttttttaaaacgaGCATAAAGTCTATTTAGCTAGTAGGAAATTAAGAAGACAAAATCTAGAGGGTTAATGGTGTGGCAAGTTTGAAGGCAACATCAAAACTGACTCTCTTTTTCATGGGATACATAGTGACCCATTAATTGCGAAATAGAGACTGAAAGTATTTTGAGTAGATTATAAATGTTTATAAGAAATCAAATATTTTTATGTAATTTGCTTCATGCTCTGAccccaaaaaataataatttgctTATTGTTTAAAAAGTATTATGTTCGAAATTAAAACCATTAGAAAGTAATTTTGACACTTTACTTTATTAATTACATTTcattttaattaaacaaatggtAAAGTGGATTACCAAAATCATTATCatttattgatattttttttttcggggtTTGAGGTCTCATGATGAATCATCTTGTGTTAATCGTGTAAAGtcaaatgcaaaaaaaaaaagaaaaagagttgaTCAGCCAATTTCTACAAGTAAGCAAACCTATGCTAAAGTGTGGTTTCTCTCGACACAATCAAAGATTTACACAATCTAGCTAAAGTAAATGGTAGCATGATCCATAAATCAAATCCGTAATACGGATCTCTATTTATGATTAAAGTAAAACTTTATTGTTGCTTTTATAAGTTTAGAATTATAATCGAATCGTCTAATTTGCTAATTGACTGATAACATCTATTTGAATTTAATTACGAATCTCACAGCAGATTCAGGATCATGAATTTAATTCTCTTTGAATTGGGACCAATGTTGATTTAGTTAATTATCTtaccataaaagaaaaataatgaccATCGATTAATCTCTAATCAAATAAAGATTATGTCTAAAAAGGGGTGTCTGAGAAGGAACAGTAATATGTTGTATATAGCATGGAATATTTCTTTTTAAGCCAAGAAAATAAGGGAAAGGTGCAGATAAAAAGAGAGGAAAgaaggacgagagagagagagagagagagagagagcgggaGGGGGGTAGAGACTTGGGGAGAGTAGAGGAGACCAAAGTGGGTCATAAGAACACGTTGTGCGAAGGCAACACCATGTGCTCACATGTCACATGGAACATGAATAGATAGCTAGAGCAGCAgtaagaggaagaagaagaagaagaagaagaagccagcTCCCCCATAAGCCCCAAACaccaaaacacaaacacaaagcgACGTCAGATTGAACAAGGCCGAACACCAACAACCACCAGTCTCAGGCTCTCTGCTGTCTCCGATCAGACCCTTCTGAATCGGAATTCGAGTTCGGAAAAATGAAGGAGGGCAGTGATGGGTTTGTTAGGGCCGATCAGATTGATCTCAAGAGCTTGGATGAGCAGCTGGAGAGACATCTCAACAGGGTGTTGACTTTGGAGAAGACCAAGATGAGAGGAGACCAAGACACCaattccaccaccaccaccaccaccaacaacaacaacaacctcAACAGTCTCAACCTCAGCACCACCTCCGCCGCCGCCACCTCCACTTCCGGCATGACTCTCTCCATCCCCAAGCGCCACAGGCAGGAGTGGGAGATCGACCCTTCCAAGCTTATCATCAAGACCGTCATTGCACGTGGCACGTTCGGCACCGTCCACCGTGGCATCTACGACGGCCAAGATGTCGCCGGTATGTGTCACCCTTCACCCTCCTTTGATTTTTACCTGCTTTCTTCAGTTGGGTCATTCCAAGTTgtcaaatttctcaaatttgtgGCTTTTACTCCCCACCTTTCTTCTCCAAGTTCCCATCTTTTCTCGATTTAATTACTTCAATTTCATGCCTTGAGCAATACCCATTTCATTTGGACTTTGATTTTACTTCATTTCACGGATAATTAGAGATCttagttcatttccacttgGTTTTGGCATTGTAAAATGTAGTTGATGTGTAAAAGTAAGGTTCAATGGTGGATTAGGTGAACGATAATGTCAATTCATCTTTATTGTTTTAAGGCGCTTCTACGGTTGATCTAGCAGGTCAATTACTTTATGCATACTTATATGTGTGGCAAAATTCCAAACTCATATCCAATGGACTCTAATGAAGGATTCTTGTTTGTCCACTGTAATTGTACTCTTATGGAATCCGTGACTCTTTCACGGGTATAAGTTGAGTGTTCTGGTGAGAGCAACAACTTGGATAATGTTGTTGCATTACTCAACTTTCATGTGATCCCACCTGTTAGTTGAAATCTATTGAACAACTAAATAAGAAAAGTATTGTATTTGCTTAACTAAGATCGTTGTTTATTGATATATCATTGTGATTACTATCACCACCACCGTCGTCCTCTGAAATTTAAATGTCTTGCTTCGCGGGAAGTCCCTTAAAAGGATCCGTTAAGCGTACCTTCCTGATAGGGCTACGTCAGTCTGTCCTATTTCTGCATTTGTGCAGCGTGacaaaataatataattttaTGGATATGGAAGTATACTAGCGGCCTACCTAATTTAGTTCGGCAAAGCATTTTGTTGCTTACTAAGCCGTTTCTCTTTGAACCGTCCTCTTAGGGTCTGTGTTTTtgtcttccttttctttattgAACTTTTGATAATACAAAGTGGTTGCAATTGTTACAATTCACTTATGTCATTTCTTCCCTCTCTTTCTTTGGCCATTTTCTTGACTTCAGTGAAATTACTCGACTGGGGTGAAGAGGGTCACAGGACGGACGCTGAAATTGCTTCTCTAAGGGCAGCTTTTACCCAAGAAGTTGCTGTCTGGCATAAACTAGACCATCCTAATGTTACTAAGGTAACTTTCTAGTTTCTACCTCTGCAAATTATTCTCATTGCCTTAGATATGTGTAAGGGCCAATTGGATTTAGTTGGTGTTTTCTAACTACTGTGGTGAAGCCAAAAGTTAATTGTCTGATTAAATGATACTGTGCATCATTAAAATTGATATCCTAACTCAACTAGGGGGTTTATCTCCCGGGTCCATCCTCATCCATATtaggtctatatatatatatatatttttttttttgaggtacaTTTGATCTGAGCTCGTATCAATATCCCCCACGTAGTATCAAAACTTAATGTTGTACTTATACCGAAGACCAAGGGATTTCCCCCCCCCCTAATTTTTGATATTCAGCTGTATCCTTCACTACTGTATTAAGGTAGAGGCAAgagattttgtattttttattttcagaacTGGCCAAGTAATTTTAGGTATGTTGATATAAAGTCAAACCCAAACTTCTAATACAATTATTTgttaccttttcttttctctggaCAGCACACATAGAATCATTCTCTTTGCTCATTTGAAAGGCCATACAAAACATTAAATGCTTACGTGAACATCTTTTGTATGTATGTATGCATGTAtgcatgtatttttttttgggagtcATAATGAATATATAGACTTGCAGAAAAAATGATCCATAATGAATGTATGTATGCCTTCACTTTTGGGTAGTTTTGCTTCTATCATTCTCACTGAAAACTTCTGGTCCATCAGTTTATAGGGGCGACAATGGGTTCTTCAGAACTACAAATTCAGACTGAAAATGGTCAAATTGGCATGCcaagtaatatctgttgtgtcgTCGTGGAATATCTTCCTGGGGGTGCTCTAAAATCATACCTTATAAAGAATAGGAGAAGGAAGTTGGCTTTTAAGGTCGTGGTCCAGTTGGCACTAGATCTTGCTAGAGGGTATCAGTTTCCGCAACTTGtagtttcctttttctttcttcagagCATTCTAGATTGTTAGATAAAGAATGAAGGACTTGTGTTTGTCCCGCTAAGAATTAGATGGTATTTGTTCGTATTGCAGGTTAAGTTACCTGCACTCACAAAAGATTGTTCACCGAGATGTAAAGACAGAGAACATGCTGCTTGACAAGACACGTACTGTCAAGATTGCTGATTTTGGTGTTGCTCGTGTTGAAGCTTCAAATCCTAATGACATGACTGGGGAGACTGGCACACTTGGTTACATGGCTCCTGAGGTACTTTGCCTACCTAATGTATTTGCTTAGAGATTCTGTCTAGGACTTCACAAGCATGCATGCGAGAAACTGTTTTAGTATCTTTGGGAGTTTGCTTTGAAACTTGTGTTGTCATGGGCATTTACCACTCGTTTGGCACCAGACTCATATAATATGAAAATCGCATTTATTGCCCTTTTAAACCCTGGTTTTTGATGTGAAGAGGGTGATTTTGCTAATGTTTCTGCTGAGTACCTTACCAGGACGAATTTCTCAAAATTAATAAATACATAAGCAGCTCACCGGGAAGGAAAAACTAATGCTTATTGGATATTTCATAACTTGTAGACTGGTTGATTACAGGTTCTCAATGGAAACCCATATAATCGGAAATGTGATGTGTACAGTTTTGGCATCTGTCTATGGGAGATATACTGCTGTGACATGCCATATCCTGACCTCAGCTTCTCGGAAGTGACTTCAGCTGTGGTTCGCCAGGTAAGCCACTCTCCAATTTCAAGTTTTTCAACCATTGGCACATCTTTTCTGGTGCTTtttaaaaatttgttttttaCTTGGAGATAAGAATTCCTTTGTTGGGCGATAATATGCCTCTTTTCATTGACAGAATTTGAGACCAGACATACCAAGATGTTGTCCAAGTGCTCTAGCAAATGTAATGAAGCGATGTTGGGATGCTAACCCAGACAAACGGCCAGAGATGGATGAGGTAGTCTCAATGATCGAGGCCATTGACACAACTAAAGGTGGAGGTATGATCCCTCATGATCAGTCTCAGGGTTGTCTCTGCTTCCGCAAGTATAGAGGACCGTAAAATATTTATATTAGAAGAACAAATGGGACATGATTATTTTTAAGATCAAAGACTCCCCATTTGTATTTATGATaggaaaggagaaaaaaaaaagaaaaacgaatTTGGGTTATCAGAAGAAGTTGAACAGATTGGTGGTGGGTATACATTGATGATGAGCAATGCTTAGCTATTTCTCATTTTGTTGGAGGATGTAAAGCTTTTAttaattattgtttatttttcttaaaaCCCAATTTGTATTTATTTGACTTGCTGGTCCGTGTTTGACTGGCACTAGCAGCCCCTTGTAAGATCCATTATATACTAGTTATATTGTTATGATTGAGTTGAATATATGATTTCTCTATTCATTTGTTGTTTGCCCTTTGCTAAGTTTGGACATTTTATCAAGACCACTGTTTGCAACTACAATCAAGGTAAAGATGCATTGGCTCATAAATGCGTTGGCCATAAATGAAGCCATGAAGGGCCAAAAACTGTGATCAAGCAACTCTTCATCGTGTTGCTTTATGCGTGGGAGAGTTGAGCTTCTGGTTTAGGTTTTGCTTCTTCCTCATCCCAGTTGGTGGTTTTTGTATGGAATGAGTTGTACCAAGCCAGAAATTGCTCCCAAACCATTCGAAACCTACTAAAATTATTCAAACCAGTCAAAACATATACCAGAAATTTAAGGGGAAAATTTGGACGGTGTATGACTCCTCATGCCCGCAGTTGTTGCACATATTTTGGGGAAGTGTGTGGCAGTGTGCGTTAGCTAGCTGTATAGTGATCCCCGAAAACACATGGTTTTCCTTTGCCTTTTGGCGAAGATACCCGCAGAAGTCAAACCGACCCTCAGAGACTTGTTGCATGCCTAAGCATTCTGAGATTCTCACCAGCTAATCAATACATTTAGGGCAAGGAAATGAGGCATCTCAATCGATATGTTGGCGTCTTCTTTTAGAATAGTGACACAGATCCATGAAGAGCTTTAGCAGCTAACTTACATTGATCGGAGCTTTCTTTACTGAGGTGCTCCTGATCAATCAGAATTGAGAGGTAATTGAGAAGATGGTTTACTGTGATTCACGCAGTTTCTTCATTTTGATTCTCCTTCAAGAATTATACCATGCATGTACGTATTATAGACTGAAATAACTTGTTCatgatcaaacaaaagaaacgtGAATTCCAATATGTGCCATGAGTTGGTGCAAAGTTGAGGGTTCAAAATAGATCCATTCATTCTTTCATTAGGCAAAATAATCGACAACAACAACTGACATTATTAACCAAGAAATGAATTCTTTCTTATGATTAACATAAAACCGTCAATCTGCTCTCCTATAGTTGGCTCAACACAAGAACACGaaagctgattggccaaaagaACAGAATTTTAATCAAGCATTATTGGTCCACTTaagaaattaagtaattaactagCTCGATCAATCTTTGTCATGTCAATCCATCGATTGATATCTCTAAACATTCGAGAGCTGGACTTCTGATCGTGACTTCTGATCGTCGTCGTCATCTTCCCATCGGGTGGTCTTGTAGAATGTAGCGTATAGAATGAGTTGCACCAAGCCAGATAGAGCTCCCAACCCATTGGGAAGCTAAGAAAATCAGGTAAATATAGGGTCAATGTATATAAATTGACATACTTTATAGAATGTTCGGAGTGTCAAAGCTCCTCATATAAACTTCAACTTTTTTTTGCAAAATAGATTACTCACCAGAATATTGATATCAAATTTGAGAAGCGCGTAAATAAGCCAAACAATTCCATTACAGAAGTTGGCTAATGAAAGATAAAATGGCATGTATTTGACACTCTTTGTCTTGATCACCATTTTCTGCCACCCAAGAAATAAATGTATCATTGTTCTCATTGAAACATGCATACTACTTTAACATATTCAAATTAATTTAGCACAATAGGAAAGTTTGTACATACCATGACCGTCAATGGTGAAGCATACATAAGGATATTGAAGACGATACAGATGATTCCAACTACCAGAGTTCGGGTTTTTGTGGTATGAAAAGCGAGCATGTTGACTAAAACCACAACAGCAAAGAAGGCAGCTTCAACCGCAAGAACGATGAAGATCCTtctctgacaaaaaaaaaaaaaccaaggttAAGTATCTAGCCATTTCATAACTCGTACAAATCATAGACTTCATAATGGATTTACTCCAGAAGTGAAATATTCTCGCTTACACGTTTTGATCCAGGGGAGTATAATATGAAGATGACAGTATAGGCGGATTCGATAATGAAACCAGCACCATTGATTGTCCAGACAAGGGTGCTATCAGGATGAACAAATGGCATTCCATAAAAAACCCAGACGGCACAATTAAGCAGAGTTGCTAGATAAGGATCTGGCTTGAAATCTGCAACTGATTTTTGCTTGACAATCTTCACAAAAGTTGGACTGCATGCATGCAATATTTTCATAATATTAAGCAATTTGAATAATTATAACAGATTTAGTACATCGGATTAACCATTGTTAATGCACCATATATACCGACAGAACAAGAGGGGGGTGGCTGGCTTACATTGGAGAAAGAAACAAACCCAACGAGATGATATTACCTGCGAGGAGAAGAACAATTATGAAAACAAAGGTACAATATTTGCAGCaattgttgttattattattattattattattattttaaggaGAAACGGTAGACTGAATTTATCCAGAATGATCGAGAAAATGGATTATAGATATTGAAGAACTCATACTTCTTTCACGTTTATCATTTATAAGTATCCCATGCATGCATACATTGCAATTCTGATTCTACTGCAAAATGTGTGAGATTAATTGCGTTTGTGAAATTGATAAATTTCTCTCCATTCATTTCTTCTACGGTTTTAACTTCGAAAAGAAGGAGAAGTAGAAATCAAACTGcaggtaaaaagaaaattgaagcaTACTGACCGATAATGCCAACAACGGTTCTGATCATAGCGGTGTTCGTCATTTTTGCGTTTTGGAGaataaaatgaagaacaatATGTACGTAAGATGATGAGAAATTTGAAAGTTGTTGTGAAGTACTTAACAAGACCACCTTTcgaaatgtatatatatacacaaatcaCCGAGAAACATGAAAACTTTTTGTCCACATAATTCAAGGATTCCACATATAATTCTTCTTTTCCTATTGACTCGTGCTTAATTTCCTACTAAGAATTCACGGTTGTGGACAAACATGAAGCAGCTGGTGGACTGATTACCTACCGCTGGATTGGTTGTGAGAATTCTAGCGAACGGTTGATTATCGTACACGTGGgtgcattttcttttctttactcgTGTTCTCACCTCCTTTTCATTTGCTTTCCATGTTAAAAGACCAATGTTCGAAAACCACAATAAATTTCTCCAGGTGATGGTCAAACAATATCGTGTTTATCAATTTGAGATATTTGGCTGTTGAAACCGCAAGCATATTTTTCTCTTAAatttcaaaacaataaaaattggtttttttttttttcttttcaaagaatAGAACAAAATTACATTACACAATTGAGATAGTTACAATAGATATAAGTAGATAGAAAAAATCATTGTGGTTCTTTCTCTATATTAACTTGAAATGTAGGATACAAAAGCGTGATCCTAACTAAAATATGCGCCACCTAAATACATTTTCGAGAAGTAATATGtatgtataattgtgaaaaaagaagcaaaaataaGGTCCTGGCTTCCTCTATCAATTCACTTTCCATTGCACAAAACAGGATTAAGACCATATAATAGTATAACTCACCCTGAACATTCATCTCTGATAATTTCTTCATCCATTGAACTCCAACGaacaaaaaaaactaaaattagtTTAATGATCTTTTCCTATGCCTTAGTTGACGGCAAGAGTTAtccctcattttttttctttggctttaTTCCATTTTCATTTCATTACTTCGGGTGATCAAACGAGGTTCCTTGAATTATAACATTGCAATCGTTTTGACCCGACCCGATACACATATCGAACAAACACCATCTTTCACGTGGTGTTAGGGAATAGAAACAGCTGACAATTGGGGGTCTAATGTAATTTTGTTCTATTCCCCAATAATCTAAAAAATAGTACATAACAAGCACATAAAgagtacataaaaaacataaaaacattaGGCCCAAAACAGAACCCAATCAATATACTCCGACGACCACGGAGAAGACCCTGACTTCCGTCGATAATTCGTCGCCGTCTAGTAATGATAGGTAGCTCCGTCGCGGACTACATTCGACAGCTCGCTTGTAATTTAGTAAATAGCTTCAAATATGAGTTTCGTGTCGGGATTAACTTTTGTGAAAGATCATAGTGTAGCGACCAATGTTATAATCTCAAGTCATATATCCTATTCCTGAAGTGTAATCATGtaagggggtgtattgtatttggatttgtgcagactttttttaaatgacagactatTTGAAaaatccacagactctttaaaaagtcgatagactgttatggatttcttaaaaccattgattttagcaacagacttttattgattcatgaaaatctatatactttattatgaatgacttctacagatttcctaggatgtacaaaatataaaaataaaaaaaacaaatgcagcccaaacacaaaacaaaataataacttattGTCTCTTTAATGCTCCAGTATcatctaatagaaattgactcgaataaatgattgttagtttgtctagcgagtttgttctcattcctaatctcccaacaacataaatatacaatatagatcacttgatgtttatggttaattattctcatcaattttgttttcgccgattaacatatattgtagcaatattgatcaatgtcttgatctataatcaatcaattgaaattcaattgttcaacctttttttgaaccataatataaattcaaattaatgagaatgattaattgataagataaaatttagtatggttcaaggtcttagggttagaccacaatatttgagttttagggtttcataaatcatttttattgctattagggttcgaagtatcacaattgaaaaaaaaacaaaaataaaaaaataaaaatcacattcaacaactacaatgaacatgttgggtatcaaaaaaagttgatatcataaaaaattagagaaaagacaaaaaattaagaaagagagatgatgaaggacaaacttcttcgtgcgtagagagaataACTTtgataaacctttttttttttttaagaggaaactttgatagactttttgaaatctttggtctggaggctggaaaattattggagtttgttatgtatagttaacactacaaagtccatgattatccatgattttctaattccataagtatgaatgatattttgaatacctctgtacttttattcatttttaaaagtcctaattgaatacccctagattttggtggaattcatgaagtctttaaaaatcctaattgaatacctcaagactttcatggattgttaaaagtctatattgaatacacccagacttttaaattccatagatttctttaaaacttccactaattccatatacaatacacccccctaaatttGGCAAGCTATTGATTCATCAATCCATGTGCTTTTGACTTGTCATGGATAATTATCAAAATTTTGACAATATATGAGATTAATTTATGAGTCTCTAACTGCCACCATTGTATACTATTATTTTTGTGAAGGAGGTTGGGCTATGAGTGGTATGACTCAACCTGTCATATCGAGATGAACaactatacatacatatatctaCACTCACACACCATGACAAATAATTTGATGTGCTGGATCATGGAAATTAATGCTGAGAATAGATTCTGGTGTTGACAGCCTAATTATGATGCAGaccaattaaagaaaaagaccTAAATAATTATGATTAGACTCATTACAGTGAGATATTAGTCTAGTTCAATTATGCATGATGATATCATAACAGAAATTGTGAATAATTATTGGAAAATACTTCAGCTgcct contains these protein-coding regions:
- the LOC112177219 gene encoding serine/threonine-protein kinase STY13, with product MKEGSDGFVRADQIDLKSLDEQLERHLNRVLTLEKTKMRGDQDTNSTTTTTTNNNNNLNSLNLSTTSAAATSTSGMTLSIPKRHRQEWEIDPSKLIIKTVIARGTFGTVHRGIYDGQDVAVKLLDWGEEGHRTDAEIASLRAAFTQEVAVWHKLDHPNVTKFIGATMGSSELQIQTENGQIGMPSNICCVVVEYLPGGALKSYLIKNRRRKLAFKVVVQLALDLARGLSYLHSQKIVHRDVKTENMLLDKTRTVKIADFGVARVEASNPNDMTGETGTLGYMAPEVLNGNPYNRKCDVYSFGICLWEIYCCDMPYPDLSFSEVTSAVVRQNLRPDIPRCCPSALANVMKRCWDANPDKRPEMDEVVSMIEAIDTTKGGGMIPHDQSQGCLCFRKYRGP
- the LOC112177411 gene encoding bidirectional sugar transporter SWEET5 yields the protein MTNTAMIRTVVGIIGNIISLGLFLSPIPTFVKIVKQKSVADFKPDPYLATLLNCAVWVFYGMPFVHPDSTLVWTINGAGFIIESAYTVIFILYSPGSKRRRIFIVLAVEAAFFAVVVLVNMLAFHTTKTRTLVVGIICIVFNILMYASPLTVMKMVIKTKSVKYMPFYLSLANFCNGIVWLIYALLKFDINILLPNGLGALSGLVQLILYATFYKTTRWEDDDDDQKSRSEVQLSNV